The following proteins are co-located in the Anomalospiza imberbis isolate Cuckoo-Finch-1a 21T00152 chromosome 1, ASM3175350v1, whole genome shotgun sequence genome:
- the CFAP418 gene encoding cilia- and flagella-associated protein 418 — MADDLDRLLDEVERRLWHRHGGGEEEPAAAKGRLAVPPRSRRPHKTFPAERGAAWVASSPSRLPRTARPLRSPQYAGSGARTGPTVGECHLQPLFLKDPNRVPASLVISDSLCLLRVSIQALTGIFACPWVSILTIRFTSQPSQASQTPFGRSVDQRSLVRCLHRSAKVLLSAGSSEEDLDDIIDEICNDSSFTKTPPKLKSNSASLTPERNSVVVQAHGKRCCPVYLGGSLSPSGIGTNISKRTCDQLRCTACDFRVSLFNDYIWDQSCDYLFFRNNMPELSKLRAKMIKKKGARAYACQCSWRSIDELTDLQTEQQLRGDSCVCHPLKEQISVVIRGIMHSAPCLPCPSLSACFRTCRGPAVCLGSLAVLLQRSRLLLPVPMQPCCRVRGKQCRPEMLQSSLRYSMRII; from the exons ATGGCGGACGATCTCGATCGGCTGCTGGACGAGGTGGAGAGGCGGCTGTGGCACCGGCACGGCGGCGGCGAGGAGGAGCCCGCGGCGGCCAAGGGCAGGTTAGCGGTCCCGCCGCGATCCCGCCGCCCTCACAAAACCTTCCCCGCCGAGCGAGGGGCCGCCTGGGTGGCGAGCAGCCCGTCCCGCCTGCCCCGTACTGCCAGACCTCTCAGGAGCCCACAATACGCGGGTTCTGGAGCCCGAACCGGGCCGACAGTCGGCGAGTGTCACCTGCAGCCCTTGTTTTTGAAAGACCCAAATCGTGTGCCAGCGAGTTTAGTTATTTCAGACAGTCTTTGTCTCCTGCGC GTTTCCATCCAGGCCCTGACAGGCATCTTTGCTTGCCCTTGGGTTTCCATCCTGACCATCAGGTTTACATCCCAGCCTTCACAGGCATCTCAGACTCCCTTTGGAAGGTCTGTGGACCAGAGAAGCTTGGTCAGATGTCTCCACAG atcagCTAAAGTGTTACTGagtgctggcagcagtgaaGAAGATCTAGACGACATTATTGATGAAATCTGTAATGACAGCAGCTTTACCAAAACACCTCCG aaattgaAGTCTAATTCTGCAAGTCTCACACCTGAAAGAAATAGTGTTGTTGTACAGGCACATGGGAAAAG ATGCTGTCCAGTGTACTTAGGTGGAAGCCTTTCACCATCTGGGATAGgaacaaatatttcaaaaag AACGTGTGATCAGCTACGTTGCACTGCTTGTGACTTCCGTGTGTCACTTTTCAATGACTACATCTGGGATCAGTCCTGTGATTATCTTTTTTTCAG GAATAACATGCCTGAGCTCAGTAAACTAAGAGCAAAGATGATAAAGAAGAAAGGAGCACGTGCATATGCTTGTCAATGCAGCTGGAGATCCATTGATGAATTAACTGACCTCcaaacagagcagcagcttcG AGGTGATTCCTGTGTCTGTCACCCTCTGAAAGAGCAGATCTCAGTAGTGATCAGAGGCATCATGCACTCTGCACCCTGTTTACCTTGTCCTTCCCTGAGTGCTTGTTTTAGAACCTGCAGAGGCCCAGCAGTGTGCTTGGGAAGTCTGGCAGTGCTTCTTCAGCGCTCCAGACTGCTCCTTCCAGTGCCCATGCAGCCTTGCTGTAGAGTCAGAG